The genomic window GCCAGCTGTCTGGCAAGCACTTCTTTCCATTGGTCAGGATTGCTGATGTCCCAGCGAAGCAAACGTTCGGGGCCAGCGGTGATTCCCGTGAGGTGTTTGCCATCTGGAGTGAACGCAATACACAGTTTTTCGGCTGCAACATCGACGACTTTACGAGCTTTCATCGTACGGATATCGATGTGGTAAACGGAGCAGTCCAATTGCTCTGCTTGAATTCCACCGGTAAACGTAGATTGGACACGCGGGTTTGTTAAGAACGCAACCTGATCTTCCAACGCATTGAAACAAAGGTCGTTGATAACAAGTGATCGCAGAAATTTTGAGACAGGTCTCTGCAGTTGGAACTGAACGGATTTTTGTGAATTGATCGCATTTTCCAAGTCAATGAGCGTGAACCGAACCTGGTCGGATGGTTCCTCAAATAGTCGTCGACTCACTTGATATTCCACCACCGCAACAAGCCGACCGCTGGGACTGAGAGCAATTTGGGAAACAGGAAGTTGCTCGTCATCCAGGGGCATCTTGATTAGCTCGCGACCAGTGGCCACATCCCAGGCAATCAATCCGCTCTTCCCATCATCGAGCAAACTCAACAATCGACTGCCATCCTGGTTCAGTTTCAGCCTGAAATATCTTGCATTCAGCGTCGCAAGCTCGCGAACCATACGACCAGTCGCCAAATCGATAATCTCGATTCGGTAGTTAGCTACAGGCGATCCCCTACTCTCGACCTGTTCCGGAAGGGGGTCTTTGGTTTTTCGAGCCATCGCTGCACGACTGCCATCCCCGCTGATGGCACAGTAGTAGACATCTTCGCCCAGTGACATCTCGCGGGTATGTCCACGGCAAAGCCGGTCCCAGTAGTGCCATTCGAAGCCACGGATATCTTCCGAATCGCCTGGTTTGGGTCGTTGCTCATCGAGTAGTTCGATCACTCGGCTGACGTTATCTGCTTTCCAGGCGGCGGGAATCAGCGCCATCGCTGCCAGGTAATGATTTCGACGAAGCTCATTACGGGCTGCCTGGGCAGTATCCCGCTCGATTTCTGCTTGTTTCCTTTGCTGAAACGCATCGGCTTCCGCACGCCGGGCGCTATCTTCATTCGCATTGGCCACCTTTTCTGCCCGACGCGCTTGAACAGCCAGCACGCCACCCATGAGTGCAGCGCCGAGCACCAGCCCAATGAATGCGCTGCCTACGAGCACCGCCGTTTTGTTTCGACGATACACCTTGCGAAGACGATACATCCACGTGGGTGGGCAGGCTTCGACTGCATCGCCCGTCAGATAACGTTGTACATCCTTGGAAAGTGCGTTCGCAGTCTCGTATCGGCGGGTGCGGTCCTTTTCCAATGCCTTCATCACAATCCAGTCAATCTCGCCCTTCATCAGTGCGGATAATTTGGTTGGTTCGATCCCACGGGTGGCGGCGATGGTTGCTCGGGATTGGGAAGTGCTTAACCGCTGACTGGGGCGTGGGGGTTCTTCATCACGAATGATTCGCAGTACTTCATCCAGTGCGGCTTTCCGCAGGCGATCCTGCTCGATCGGTGGGCTGCCTGCCAGCAATTCATACATCAGCACCCCCAGGGCATATACATCGACGCGGGTGTCGATATCAAGCTGGTTGAAGGTAGCCTGTTCCGGTGCCATGTATGCGGGGGTACCAACCAGGGCACCAAACCCCGTATAGATGGTTTTGTCGGTCAATTGCTGGCCGATTGCTTTCGCCACGCCAAAGTCGATTACTTTGACCACTGGCACTTCATCGTGCAAGGCCACCAGCACATTGCTGGGTTTAATATCCCGGTGAATAATCCCTTTCATGTGGGCGTGCTGAATCGCCTGGCAGACAGGCACAAACAGTTCCAGTCGCTGTTTGGTTGACAGTTTTCTGGCATCACAAAACTCGGTGATGGGTGTTCCCTTCACCAGTTCCATCACGAAATAAGGTCTGCCTTCACTGCTGGTGCCCGCATCCAGCACCTTGGCAATGTTGGGGTGATCCATCACCGCAAGAGCCTGCCGTTCTGCTTCAAATCTGCCCAGCACCGTGCGGCTATCCATGCCTGGTTTAATGAGTTTCAATGCCACTCGGCGCTTCATGGGTTCCAACTGATCGGCGACCCACACTTCGCCCATGCCACCTTCGCCAATTTGCTCCAGCAGTTTATAATTGCCGATGCGATCCCCCACAGCCATCGTGGGTGGGCGTAGAACCGTTTCCGGTAACTGGGCCGGCTGATCAATCAGGTGGGACTGCTGGTCGCACGCCAGCATCCCCTGCAGCCGTTCCAGTTGGGCCTGGTCGAAACAATTTTCCTGCAAGTATTGCAGTTGGGCGTTCGGATCTGTGATTTGCAGTGCGGCTGCAAACAAGGCTTCATCATTCATTGGATCGTTTCCAGATCAAGTTCATCCATTCATGCGGAAAGTGCTCGCGAAACGCACCAACAAAATTGCAAAATTGTCAGAATTTTCCACAAATTGATTGATGTGTAAACTAATTTGCCCATTTCTCATTAATTTTTCCATGCCTTGTGGGCCAATTTTTTCTGTAATTTTTTACCTCTGCCTGAACCGAAGTGACTACAATTAATTTAGTTGTATCTACAAGTAATTTTAATGAGATTTCTCTCATTTGTAGACAGCTTCTTTTTGTGAGAATCCTTTCATGGGCTGGGTTGCGATCAAAATGCTTACCGGAGACCGCACCAAGTACTTTGGGATTGTCTTTGGGGTGGCATTTGCGGCACTGCTGATCTCCCACCAGGTGTCGATTTTCGTCAGTATTATGGATCGCACCACTTACCTCATTAATAATGTGCAGGAAGGCGACGTGTGGGTAATGGATCCCAACGTGCGGCAGGTGGACGAAGTGATCGGGCTGGCCGAAACCGATATCGACCGCATCCGTGGCATTGAAGGGGTGTCGTGGGCAGTAAAACTATACCGCGGCACCGTGCGTGCACGTCTTGCCGAAGGGAATGGTGCCAATGCCCGTGGAGATTTCCGCGGCGTGATCCTGATCGGACTGGATGATTCCACGCTGATCGGTGCCCCACGGAAGATGCTGCTGGGCAACGTCGATGACCTCCGCCTGCCAGATGCCGTGATTATTGACGAGGCCGGCTACAACTATTTATGGCCAGGCGAACCACATCAACTGGGCAAAGAACTGGAAATGAACGACCGCCGGGCAGTCCTGGTGGGAGTCTGCGAAGTGGGGCAACCGTTCGTTTCGCAGCCGATTTTTTATACCCGTTACGCACAGGCAATGGAATATTCCCCACCCGAAAGGCGATTGCTTTCTTACGTATTGGTGGAAGGGAAACCGGATGTTTCGCCGGAAGTGCTGGCAGCACGAATTCAGGAACGCACTAATCTGCAGGCACTGACCAAAAGCCAGTTTGCCTGGAAAACGATCAACTTTTATCTGAAAAATACCGGTATTCCGTTCAACTTTGGCATTACAGTCATGTTGGGCTTTGTGGTTGGGGTGGCCATTGCCGGACAGACATTTTACCTGTTCACCATCGAAAATCTGAAGCAATTTGGTGCGTTAAAAGCCATGGGGGTGAACAACATCCGTATTGTGGGGATGATTTTGCTGCAAGCCACTATTGTGGGCCTGCTCGGATATGGGATTGGCATGGGTTGCACCGCAGCATTTTTTGAATCAACACAGGGTTCGCTCCCACTGAAAGGGTTTAAAATGATCTGGCAGGTCATGGGTGGCACTGCTGTCGTGGTGTTTGTGATTGTGACACTCGCCAGCTTGCTCAGTATCCGCAAGGTGCTGGTGCTGGAACCCGCAGTGGTGTTTCGATAATTGGTTCTCAGTTGCGTATAGCGAAGTAATACCAAATGAATGCATCGACCCAGCCGATTTCCGATCAGTTGAACGCCCCACCTGCCGATGCGGCGGTGCGGTGCCACGGAGTAACCAAAGATTTTGGTAGCGGCGACACCCGTGTGCAGGTGCTGCGTGGGGTCGATATGGAAGCCCGCTATGG from Zavarzinella sp. includes these protein-coding regions:
- a CDS encoding ABC transporter permease, with protein sequence MGWVAIKMLTGDRTKYFGIVFGVAFAALLISHQVSIFVSIMDRTTYLINNVQEGDVWVMDPNVRQVDEVIGLAETDIDRIRGIEGVSWAVKLYRGTVRARLAEGNGANARGDFRGVILIGLDDSTLIGAPRKMLLGNVDDLRLPDAVIIDEAGYNYLWPGEPHQLGKELEMNDRRAVLVGVCEVGQPFVSQPIFYTRYAQAMEYSPPERRLLSYVLVEGKPDVSPEVLAARIQERTNLQALTKSQFAWKTINFYLKNTGIPFNFGITVMLGFVVGVAIAGQTFYLFTIENLKQFGALKAMGVNNIRIVGMILLQATIVGLLGYGIGMGCTAAFFESTQGSLPLKGFKMIWQVMGGTAVVVFVIVTLASLLSIRKVLVLEPAVVFR
- a CDS encoding protein kinase, which translates into the protein MNDEALFAAALQITDPNAQLQYLQENCFDQAQLERLQGMLACDQQSHLIDQPAQLPETVLRPPTMAVGDRIGNYKLLEQIGEGGMGEVWVADQLEPMKRRVALKLIKPGMDSRTVLGRFEAERQALAVMDHPNIAKVLDAGTSSEGRPYFVMELVKGTPITEFCDARKLSTKQRLELFVPVCQAIQHAHMKGIIHRDIKPSNVLVALHDEVPVVKVIDFGVAKAIGQQLTDKTIYTGFGALVGTPAYMAPEQATFNQLDIDTRVDVYALGVLMYELLAGSPPIEQDRLRKAALDEVLRIIRDEEPPRPSQRLSTSQSRATIAATRGIEPTKLSALMKGEIDWIVMKALEKDRTRRYETANALSKDVQRYLTGDAVEACPPTWMYRLRKVYRRNKTAVLVGSAFIGLVLGAALMGGVLAVQARRAEKVANANEDSARRAEADAFQQRKQAEIERDTAQAARNELRRNHYLAAMALIPAAWKADNVSRVIELLDEQRPKPGDSEDIRGFEWHYWDRLCRGHTREMSLGEDVYYCAISGDGSRAAMARKTKDPLPEQVESRGSPVANYRIEIIDLATGRMVRELATLNARYFRLKLNQDGSRLLSLLDDGKSGLIAWDVATGRELIKMPLDDEQLPVSQIALSPSGRLVAVVEYQVSRRLFEEPSDQVRFTLIDLENAINSQKSVQFQLQRPVSKFLRSLVINDLCFNALEDQVAFLTNPRVQSTFTGGIQAEQLDCSVYHIDIRTMKARKVVDVAAEKLCIAFTPDGKHLTGITAGPERLLRWDISNPDQWKEVLARQLAFSIHRSDFLNYKPPFAIQHSPDGRTILLTTIYSTTWIIDAETGDLRRIIKSPGNTRAASFAHSDVIRAIFKQDEIKHTDIVMQEWDFAKAQATNRANDTPRIRTIHSPDGERQAVYLLDENKVSIRNRHGKELHSFAVAKLGEYQEPTRTIDPIPTKTKWSLPSVLLTFSQNGRYLCVRENKVPYGFTGPILETDTGKVCWTPVTTNINNDPLDRMMNRTITILSPDQRYLALFGAGQVQVVSLDNPEDRLEIKTESQSNGTFSPDGKRLLVEDRQSWGSVRDVGRMQLWDLDNKRLIRTENYGPPYDAFSADSQYFATVAKASDGKHILHFGNAANGEELWTAILSDPNGSSLAIHPRGKSLISFSSMLLSQGRRSAPIVWDAATGKILGLLEGFSGRLDDVLYSPDGTRIATLSRTTDDHIEVRLWDATTFQELLTLTHWRVPFGTLSFSSDGNKLTYDTYMIPEDPNYGGITWNATPQVTGKK